GCCGACGTATGGCCGGTTATTGAAGGCTGGCTAATTGCTGAACCCTCTGCGTCGGCCCGAGCAGTGATGAGTCGACTTGCCGCAATGGTGCCCGACGTCTATGCAAGCAAAGCACAGTTACGGACGCTACAGCGCCGCGTTAAGGTGTGGCGAGCCGAGCGCGTAAGAGAACTCATCTTGGGCGGCGTGCGCAAGTCCGCCGAGACGCCGGTTGAAGCTTAAGGTGGGGAAAACTGAAATCCGAAGAGGCCGGGCGCTCCGCGCCCGGCAAACCATAAGAGGAAGGAAAAAGACAAAACGACAACAATCGGTCGGGTAACATTCCTTCTTGAGGCAACACGACCGGCCATCATAGTTGTCGCGCAACCGGACATCGTAGTTGACGATATCCAAACGCGGGATAGTAAGCTTCAGGTCCAAAGTAGGTGCGGAAAATCCGCCCGGAATCGACAAGCTTATCGAGCTTCTTTTCTGTGATGCCGGCGGCGTTGCAAAAGTCGCGAGTTCGAAGCAATTTGCCTTGAAGCACAAGTGGGTAGCGCTCAGCGTTCGCTTTATTAGCCCCGGGTATAGGCTCATGTTCGGGTGTCCCCTTCGATGCACGTTTGACGCGCTTTCGAAGATTCTCTTCTTCTTCGCGAAGCGCAGATAGGTCAAGTCCGTACGCCTCGGCTATGCCCATCGCTTCACAGAGATGATTCTTGAACATGCGGCCAAGCGCTGCATCAGGGATTTGCAGCAGCGTTTCAGTGGCTTTCGGGTCGCAAAGGATTGCGGCGACGACGGCGCGACGTAAAATATGTTGTATCCATTCTTCATTGAGCGATGTGTCGTTCTTCGTCTCACGCGTAGACCGAGGCGGCATGGTCATTCCCTTACTCAAGCAATGCGAAGTGTTATGCATCGTTTCACGGGAGTGCAAACACTTGACAGACTTCCGTCTGTTGGTGGCTTGTGCAGGCTCCAGATGACACTTTGCAACCGCTGCCCCATCTTTGCCCCCAGTCCTTACTAGCATTTGGCAATCAATCAGGGTCGGCGCTAAGCATCGTCGTGACCCGCTAACTTCGTGAGCATTTCCTCTGTGACATCCTTAGTCATGCCGCCGCCTCCGTTGAAGTCAAACCTGCTGTCCCATACGTCCACAACCTCCCAAAATCCCCCGGGCTTGCCAACGAGTTGATAGGTGAGGCCGTCGCTCGACTGCGCGCGCATCGCTTTCTGGTTGAATGAAATGAGGGCCGAACTCACGCATCCCTGGTCAAGGAAGTCATAGCCGACGAGACGCTTCAAACCGTCATCGTTCTCGAAGATTCTCCAGCGCCATAAAGAGACATCAGGCTCGACCGCTGCAAGAGAACGCTTCCGGAGTGACATCAGGTTCACCTCATTCTCGTGACGGGGTTGTCCACTAGTATTTCGTGGTGCACATCCACCTTCGGAATCGTGCACACCCGCGAGGACCGCATTGTCTACGTTTGCACAGTAGACGTTTGCACAGTATATATATAAACAGTAGAAGTTTGAGCAGTATATGTAAATACAGTATATGTTTAAAAGGTAGACGTAAAGGTCATGTTGCTCCAACCTCCGGGCCATGACCGACACTGATAGCAAAGACATCGACCCCATCCTCCGGCGCAGGGTGGCAGACCACGTCCGAAGACTGCGCCTGGAAAAAGGTATGTCCCAGGAACTACTCAGCGTCGAGTGCGGTTTCCACCGGACGTACGTAAGCCAAGTTGAACGCGCAACGACCAATATCACGCTCGACAACCTGCAGCGGCTCGCGCAAGGGCTTGGGGTAGACCCATCAGAGCTGCTCCGCCCCTAAACTCGCCAAAGCACCTCGTGCCCTTAACTTGTTGTGGCTGGGGCAACGGACGCGCAGTTGCCGACCGCGTCGCGCGAGCAACCTGTCGAGCTGAGCCTCCCCACCTCCTCGAAACACCGCTCCGCGATACGACGGTCGGCCGACCAAATGCCGACTGACGTCAATCTCCATGGGCGACGGACGCTCGCTGCGTCCGGTCGGTCAAAGGCTTGGACAGGCACTGTTTTGTCCTAGTCGATAGCGGTCGCGGCGTGCTGAGCGGGGGTCTCGGGCAGTCGAGCAAGACTTGTAGCAGAATGCTTCATTCGGGACGCCCGGTCGTCCCCTTGAAAAACTCTTCAAAGGTCCACCGCAGCGTGACTTCGAGCATCGAAATCCAGGTAGTTGATTCCATTGAAGATGTACCGGCAGACGCCTGGAACGCTCTCGCGGGCAGCAATCCGTTCGTCCAGCACGCGTATCTCTCTGCTATGCATGTCTCGGGATGTGCCTCGAAGCGCTCGGGATGGCAGCCTCTCTATTTATTGATGCGCCGACAAGACGCCCTGATTGGCGCCATGCCGCTGTACCTTAAAAGCCATTCAAGGGGGGAGTATGTCTTTGACCATTCATGGGCAGATGCCTTCCAGCGGCATGGTCTGCGTTACTACCCGAAGCTGTTGAGCGCAGTTCCTTTCACGCCGGTGACGGGACCTCGGCTTCTTGCGAAAACGCATGAAGACAGAGTGCTGCTCGCCCGTGGCGCGATTCAATATGCCCGCCAAATCGACGTTTCCTCATTGCACGTCCTGTTTCCACAAGAAGAAGATTTGGCCGCGATGTCCGACGCCGGCTACATGCAGCGCGAGGGTGTTCAATTCCACTGGACGAATGACGGATATGCCGATTTCGACGCCTTCTTGGCCTCGATGAATCAGCAGAAACGGAAGAAGGTCAAGCAGGACCGCCGACACGTCGCGGAGGCAGGTGTCACGTTCAGGTGGCTGCGCGGATTGGAGATTGACGAAGATGCACTAGATTTTTTCTACTCGTGCTATGAGAACACCTACAAAGAGCACTGGAACCCGCCGTACCTGACTCGCGAATTCTTCGGCCTCATCCACCAAGCGATGCCAGATACTATGCTGCTCGTCCTTGCGGAATCCGATGGCGAGCGGCTTGCATGTGCTCTTAACATCATCAATGACGGCGTGATGTATGGGCGTTACTGGGGTACCCGAGAGTTCGTGTCAGGCCTCCACTTCGAGACTTGCTACATGCAAGGAATCGAGTATTGCATAGTGAACGGGCTGGACGCCTTCGAAGGTGGGGCGCAAGGCGTTCACAAGATGTCGCGTGGGATGCTGCCGACTCCGACCTGGTCTGCCCATTGGATTGCTGATGACCGATTCGCCCATGCCATCAGCGAATTTTTGGACGAAGAGACGGCCGCCATGGACGAGCACATTGGTGAACTTGAAGCACATACTCCGTTTAAGAGCAGGAAGTGATGTTAGTGCTCCATACGGCGTTTCGCGACTGCGCGCCAGTAATGTGCCTCCCTCTTGGCCGCGTCCAACTGCATCAAGAGCCGGGCCTCCGCTCGCGCTGCCATTACCTCAACTTGAATTAGTTTTGTCTCGAGCATCGCTGTCTCCGCTTCCTGCTCGACAAGAGCCTCCTGCAAGCGGGCCTCAACGCTCGTACCCTGCAACCGCTTTACTGCTCGGACGTAGCACTCCCACGCGTAATCGCTCTTGTGGTCGAGCGCCTGTCTCATAGTCGATGCGAGGTTCTCCCACGTCAAAGCGATACGGCGTTTCTGGAATGAGGCAACAATCTCATCGGCCTTGTTGTCGCCATAGAGACGCTTTATCGAATGCAGCCCCGCGCCTTTAGGCGCCCCAATTGTTAGCGGCGGTGTAAATCCGGCACTAAACGGCGGTGCAAGATTGAGTACGAGCGTCAACAAGTAGGGGCCGTTACCGGCGCCTACTGTCGAGTAATGGTCATCAGAATGGATCGTCGACGTCGTTCAGGTGAGGGTTCACGGGAGGGACGCGTTGTTCGTGCAGCTGTTCATGCAATTGGACCTGATAGTGCATGCAGATTCGCTCGCGTAGATCGTCGATGAGTTCGACGACAGCGAGCGCTTGATCGGCGGACCAGTCGTCGGGGATCAGGAAGTCGAGCCCACCGGTGGTTCCGGAAGGCAGGTGAAGGCGGGTCATGATGTCTTCTTCTCGGCCTTTGCCGCACTACGTTTCTTCGTGCGTTGCTCAGCGCGTTCACGCGCCTCCTTCACGCGATAGGACTCTCCCTCGATCACGACGACTTCCGCACGATGCACCAGTCGATCAACAAGGGAGACGACGCAAGCCGCGTTCGGAAACACCTCATGCCATTCGCCAAACGGTCGATTGGTCGTGACCACCGTTGATGCAACCCCGTATCTCCTGCTGACGAGTTCGAACAGCAGATCCGCGTGGCGGTTCGAGTATGAGAGGTAACCGACCTCGTCGATCACGAGGACGTCGGGCGCGGCATAGCGGTTCAGTCGGCGGCGCAAGGCCGAATCGCTATCGAGCGCGGCCAGTTCACCGAGCATCTGGCCGGCCGTCGTGAACAAGGCCGTGTGGCCATGCACGATTGCCTGATAGGCGAGATTGAGCGCCAGTGTCGATTTGCCGACGCCGTTTGGGCCTATCAGCACGACGTTCGCGGTGTCCTTGACGAACTCAAGCGCCATCAACTCTTCGACAACGGCGCGATCGCACCGCTTGGGCCATGCCCAGTCGAAGTCGCACAGCGGTTTGAAGCTGCCCAGATGGGCATCGCGGATACGTCGCTCCAGAGAACGGCGTCCGCGCTCGTCCTCTTCCCACTGCAGCAATGGCGCGACCCACGGCTCGACCACCACATCGGGCCAGTGTGCTATGAGTCCATACAGGCGCAAGGCGTGCGCGCGGTTTTGCAGATCATCAGGCGAGCTCATCAGTGCCTCCCGTGATCTGGTCGTAAATGTCGAGCCGATGGGGTGTCACCAGCGTGTCTTTCTTACGCACGTGTTCCGGCATCGGGATGACCACTGGCGGAGGCAGCTTGCGCGCCTCGCGCCGGCGCTCCAGCGCCAGACGTACCGGATTCGGGTGAGGTGCAGCACCACTGGCGAGAGTCTCCTCAATGGCCGCCTGCAGTTCGGAGGCGCCATAGCGGTCAAGCAGGCGCAGCAGGTTGGCTGTGATGTTGCCCAAGTTGCCGCCTCGTTCAGCGGCGCGCAGCATCAGCTTCTGGCTGGCCGGTGCCGCCTGGGCCAGATGGTCGAGGCCGCGATGGTGACGGGCCTCGCGTTTGCGTGCAACGAGGGTGTCGATGTGTGTAGCAATTTCGATCTGTGCGCCGCGATCGTAACTTCGCACATGGGTGGCGAGCAGATCGGCGCCGTCCAGAATGCGTACCTGGTGCGGATCGGCCCGTACCGTGGGCGTGCGCCGCACGTGCGTATGTGGGATCGTGTAGTCGTTCAGGTCGAAACGTACGTAAGGCGTCTTGTTGACCTTCACGGCCAGTTGTAGCTCGCGCGGGTACGGATTCGCCGGCAAGGCTAGCAGGCTGGGCTGTTCGCGGGCGAAGGCCTCACGCACGGTGATCGTGGGCTCTTCCCGGCACGGTCGATCAGCCGCAGGTCCAGCGCACCAGAGGGCGGCCTGGGCATTGAGGTCGTCAAGGTCGACGAATTTGCGCGCGGCAAAGAAATTCTCGCGTACAAACCGTATAGCCCTTTCGACGCGACCCTTCTCATTTCCTCGGTACACGGCCACGGGACGGGGCTCGTAGCGATGATGCGCGGCGAACGCGAGCAGCGTCGGGTTGAAGCGGATCGCGTCGCCCCGACGTTCGAGCACTGCACTTTTAAGGTTGTCGTACAGGACGACCCTTGAGACGCCGGACCATGCCGCGAAGGCACCGGCGTGACCAGCCAGGAAGCTGTCCATGCGCGCATCGAGGAAGAAGTGCAGATAGATCTGCCTGGACCACGACAGCACCATCACGAAGGCCATCAGGGGTCGGCGCGCACGTCCGATCTGCAGATGGCCGAAGCTCCCCCAGTCGCATTGAGCTTGCTCCCCAGGCAAGGTGCGAAGCCGAAGGTACGCTTCGGCCACCGGGCGCGGACGATGAAGCGAAACCAGGTGTCTGAAGTGGTGCTGACCGCCGCGGTAGCCGCGCTCATAGACCATCGCATACAGGCGGCTGGCCGTGAGTGACGGAAACTTCTTCAGAGTCTCATGGATGAACGGCAGATAGGCATCGATCTGCGAGGGCCGCAGCACTGGGCCAATCCGGGGCAGTCCAGCCTGCGCCAGCACGCGCTGGACGGTGCCGCGGTTGACGTGTAACTGGCGCGCGATGGTGCCACAGCGCCACTTCTCGACATGGTAGTAGCGCAGGATCTGCGCTTCGAGTTCAACTCCGATGGTCATGGGTCACTTCCTGTGCAGTGAGTAGCAGTACGAACGTCACGAAAGACCCGACGGCGCAGTGGCCCGAGGCGTACGAAGCCCGGACAGACGCAGTGGCAGAAGTGGCAATGCTCAGCCACCGGTGTGGCGCTGTTAGGTACCGCTGCTCTGGCCGCCGACGTCGTCGAAGTCGGTGCCAGTAGAGCATCGGCGGCAGGCACGGCGGAACCGTGATGCGTCACTTTATTCTGGCGGCTGCGATAGCGGCGCATTCGTTGGGCGTGCGCAAACCGGCCGTGGCGACTGCGCTGATAGCGCTGAGCGGCCTCGCGCAAGCTGGCCTGGCGTGAGGCCCGAGAGCAGTCGCCTTCGCAGTAAATCTGTCCGCGGTCACAACGGCGGCAAACAATGACCTGCGCCCGGCAGCTGGCGCAAACAAAGAGGCGGCCTGACGCCGGCATCGGCAATCCCCGTCAATGCCGATGCGATATCGACAGGGCTGACGGGGCATGCAATACTTTGCAGGCACCGTACCCCGTCGTGCGCGTGCTGGGCTCGACACCGGATTGGACCTGGCAGTTTAGGCCGGTGTCGGGCCTGTTTCTTCGGCGGTAAGCCTTCTTCTACCGCATCCAGACCCCTGCGTCACCCCTTCCTGAAACGAGCCGCGCCGGGTGCGTCTGCACTCGCCCTTCGGGCTCCTTTCGACGCACCCGATACCGCCCATCGATGCCGTCGACAACAAGCACCGAACAGTTCTGCAGAACAGGAATCGTTTCGCATTTCTGATCGACGCCGCCATCCGGTGTCGGATTCTGATCGCCGTTCACACCCAATCGCTCGAAATGCTTCCCCAAACTCTTCCGAGATATGCTGGAGGGTCAGCGGTTCACCGTTGTCGACTCGCACGAAAAGGAATTCACATCTTTTCCTTTTTGGCACTTTTGCATCGTCGAGGAGATGTTCACGACCTCCAGTGATGTAGTCGTTGACCATCCGGCACCAAAGAAGGCTTATCGGCTTCTTGAACGCATTGCCAAACTTCTGAACTGAGGGACGTATCAAAATTTTCGTCTCACCCCTCGCAGCAGCTTTTGCAATTTCTTTATCGGAAAAATCGTCGACCGTGAGGCTTTGAAGCGCATTTCGCCGCCAACCAGTACAGTGCGCAAGGCGCAGCATCAACACGTTTCTCTCCGCAACCGCCGGGGTTCGATTTTGTCGGAACCAGACAATCAGCGCCTCAACGTCATCTTCTGTCGCCCAATACTGGTTCTGTGATGTTCGCGACCCCTCGCCGACCTGGGAGAAGCACTTAGGGTAAAGACGCTTGCTCGAAAAGGTCTTCAACGTGCCGTCCCGCTTCGCTTCAACAATAACGCTTCGAATTCGGAAGCCTCGTCCGCTTCCTATGACCTTCTCACAAAGGCGGCATTCCTCCTGTGCCCACCAGTAGAAATCGTAAAGAACCCTCATTCGATAATTCGCTGTACGCTTCGCTGATAAGTCGTTGCGGCATCGAGGGTCCTTCTCGATTTCACTAAGAACCCAATCACG
This window of the Caballeronia sp. SBC1 genome carries:
- a CDS encoding helix-turn-helix domain-containing protein, which encodes MSQELLSVECGFHRTYVSQVERATTNITLDNLQRLAQGLGVDPSELLRP
- a CDS encoding GNAT family N-acetyltransferase; translation: MTSSIEIQVVDSIEDVPADAWNALAGSNPFVQHAYLSAMHVSGCASKRSGWQPLYLLMRRQDALIGAMPLYLKSHSRGEYVFDHSWADAFQRHGLRYYPKLLSAVPFTPVTGPRLLAKTHEDRVLLARGAIQYARQIDVSSLHVLFPQEEDLAAMSDAGYMQREGVQFHWTNDGYADFDAFLASMNQQKRKKVKQDRRHVAEAGVTFRWLRGLEIDEDALDFFYSCYENTYKEHWNPPYLTREFFGLIHQAMPDTMLLVLAESDGERLACALNIINDGVMYGRYWGTREFVSGLHFETCYMQGIEYCIVNGLDAFEGGAQGVHKMSRGMLPTPTWSAHWIADDRFAHAISEFLDEETAAMDEHIGELEAHTPFKSRK
- the istB gene encoding IS21-like element helper ATPase IstB, with translation MSSPDDLQNRAHALRLYGLIAHWPDVVVEPWVAPLLQWEEDERGRRSLERRIRDAHLGSFKPLCDFDWAWPKRCDRAVVEELMALEFVKDTANVVLIGPNGVGKSTLALNLAYQAIVHGHTALFTTAGQMLGELAALDSDSALRRRLNRYAAPDVLVIDEVGYLSYSNRHADLLFELVSRRYGVASTVVTTNRPFGEWHEVFPNAACVVSLVDRLVHRAEVVVIEGESYRVKEARERAEQRTKKRSAAKAEKKTS
- the istA gene encoding IS21 family transposase, with translation MTIGVELEAQILRYYHVEKWRCGTIARQLHVNRGTVQRVLAQAGLPRIGPVLRPSQIDAYLPFIHETLKKFPSLTASRLYAMVYERGYRGGQHHFRHLVSLHRPRPVAEAYLRLRTLPGEQAQCDWGSFGHLQIGRARRPLMAFVMVLSWSRQIYLHFFLDARMDSFLAGHAGAFAAWSGVSRVVLYDNLKSAVLERRGDAIRFNPTLLAFAAHHRYEPRPVAVYRGNEKGRVERAIRFVRENFFAARKFVDLDDLNAQAALWCAGPAADRPCREEPTITVREAFAREQPSLLALPANPYPRELQLAVKVNKTPYVRFDLNDYTIPHTHVRRTPTVRADPHQVRILDGADLLATHVRSYDRGAQIEIATHIDTLVARKREARHHRGLDHLAQAAPASQKLMLRAAERGGNLGNITANLLRLLDRYGASELQAAIEETLASGAAPHPNPVRLALERRREARKLPPPVVIPMPEHVRKKDTLVTPHRLDIYDQITGGTDELA